CTGGCTCGTTGCATCAGCTTAGATAATCAAGGAGCGATGCCTACGGTGGTCACTGAGCCTTGCCGTTCGCGGAGCGTCTCGTAGAGAAGTGCGGTAAACTACGCACGTAAGCTCTAGCAATAACTGCCTTCTTTGATAAATTCTAGAAATTGTATTTAATTTACTAATTAAAATTTGCTTTTCTGATAAAGTTTAGTAAAGTCAAGCTTTACCTCTTCTTTGTACTACTACTATCACATCGTAATAATACCTAAGTTTTTTAATTAGTAATTAACGAGGAGAAGATATAAAAAATCTTTTAGCAACAAAATAGAATGTGTAATTCAATACATTTTTCTCAGCCCTGTTTTGTGTTGTTGCCGCAGTATTTACCGAATCTTTTCCATGAGAACTGAGGCAGAGAAAATAATATGTTTTTAGACATTTTAGCTAGCCTGCAACGGTTATTTGTTGGTTATATTCCAGCCGCTGTATTGGGTAGTTTTATCGGATATTTTATCGGGATAAATAGCATGGTTTATCAGCTATTTCGGCTGATATTTCAGATACCTCATAGTATCCCTCCTATCGCTTTGCTACCTATTGCTCTCATCGCGTTTCAAGAGAGCGACTCGGCTGCTATTGTAGTAGTTTTTCTGGGGACTCTTTGGACGATGATTATTAATACAGCAATAGGGATGCGGCATTTCAAGAGACAGAATAATAACTTTCGAGTAGCTATTTTTCATATATTTCATGCGTTGAAAGTTAGTATTTGGGTAGCCTGGTTTATCGTTATTGCCACAGAAATGTTAACAGGCCCAAGAGGACTTGGCTTCACCCTCTGGGATGCTTATAAAGCTGGCAATACTGATTACATAATCCAGGAAATCTTATACATCGGTATTATTGGATTTTTGCTGGATCAGTTACTAGATTTCGCAGCCTATCTTCTCTCGCAAATGGTTTCAGATGGGAAAAAATCTTCTTAAACTTTATCGAACAGTATTCAGGAGTCAGGAGTCAGAATTCAGAATGAATTGTGTACGACACTTCGACAGGCTCAGTGCATCGCTGGCGGGTAGCGCAGCTTCTTGATTCTGAATTTTTCTTTTCTAGTACAACACGGTGGAAATAAACCACCCATTCCAAATCAATGAAATGCTAATGCTGTATTCATTTTTAATTTTTAATTTTTAATTCCGCCTTGCGGATTGCACCCTGCCAGCTAATAGTTTGCTTGGCAGAACGTATTCCTAAAGAACGAGTTGCTACGACTTCAATATCAACGTTGACACCAGGGCGTAAAGCTTCGTCAGGAATTTTGAGCTTGCCCAAAGCTAGAGTAAAACGGTTGTAGTCACGAGTCACAAGTTCGGTGGGAATATCCCCTTCAAATTCAGTTTTGTAGCCAGAAAAACCATGCGAGCTATCTTGGGCGCGGAATTTGACGCGAAACTGAGTATTAATGGCATCAGACTTGGCTGCCAAATCGACTATTTTTAAATTGAGATTTTGTCCGGCATCGGCAAATTCTGCCACAGCTAACCGAGTGACATCTTTTTTGGGAATGGCATGGTTAACGGTAAATGTTGTTAAGTTAGCCTCACTTTTGCTGTTACCTTCAACCCATAATTCCTCAGAAAAAGTAATTTCTACTTGTTTGTTATCAGTTAAATTTAGCGTTACAGCTTGATTGCCAAAGCTGGTAATGGGTTGTCTTTCTTGCCAAACTATTTGAAAAGCCTCTTCTAGACGCTGTTCAAACTCTCGATAATCATCGGCGATCGCAGAACCAGGCGCAAGTAGAGAAGCTGCGCCTATGCGTTGATTCCACTTATTCTTGGAGAGTTTGAACTGTTTGTTTATCAGTTCCGAAATTGCTAGCTGCACAGTTGGAGTATCAGCTGCCAAAGGTTCCTTGCTATTGACAATACTCAAAGTTCCTAAGCGCCCTTGGCTACCATCACTACCATCGCTGCCATCTCGCCCATCGCTACCATCGCTACATCGATAAACCTTTTCGGTACACTTATAATCAGGGCTACCAGGAGTTCCCTTGCAGGTTTTTACTTCCCATCTCCGTCTGTGACAGTTACAACCCTCCGTACCTTTGCCACCTCTACCACCGCGCCCACCTTCCCCACTAGTTGCCTGGACAGAAATATTCCGTAATTCTGCCAAATTGTTGTAATACACTGTGAGGGAACCACCATTTCCCCCATCTCCTCCTTTGCCACCATTACCACCGTTACCACCATCTGGTGCATTTATATCATGGCTGACGCGATTGCCGCGTTGGGAACCACAGTCAGGTTGATAACCATCTTCCCCGTCTTCCCCGTCTTCACCATTTTTACCCGACAAGTCAAGATTTACAGGTGAACCATTGACAAAAATATTTTGGTTTTCACCGCTGCTACCATCCCTACCCGATCGCCCATCGGTTCCTGCACGTCCATCTCTGCCATAATCTCTGGCTAATTTATAGTATTCGTCAGAGGCAACGGCTGGACATAAAACTGAACCAGAGGCAGGCAAAAAGCTAGTAAATAAGCAGAATGTCAGCAGTAGTGGCAGCTTACTCCTAAAACCATTGTGCATCTACTTACACCTAAAACTTTAGTTGAATTATCTAATCCTGACCGAAGAATTACTAATTCGTAATTCGTAATTCGTAATTCGTAATTCGTAATTCGTAATTCGTAATTAATAAATTCTGGATATAGCGGTTCTCGGTTAAGTGAGTTACAAGAACCCCACCCCCAACCCCCTCCCCGCTCTTCGAGCTACGGTGTACACACAAGTCTATATCTTTCTTTATTAATGAATCTCGCACTGTGTTTTGATCCCGCCTCGGAATGAATTCCGAGTCTCATAGCCCAAGTCCACTGAAAGTGGACTGAATTAATTATTTAGTCCACTTTCAGTGGAGTTTCGCTATCAGCCCTGAACTTCAGTTCTGGGCGGGATATGGGTGGGCGTGACAGTTTCACTGTAGAGGATTTTTCGACTTGTGTGTACACCGTAGGCTCTTCGAGAGGGGACTAGAATGTACCTTTTATGATTAGGAAACGCTATATAAGCCCCTTAATTTATTAATGGAAAAAAACAATTTTTTCCGCATTTTAGCCCCCGGCTTCAGCCGTGGGGTAAATAATTACGAATTACGAATTATAAATTACGAATTATTTTGACACACTTATGAAAAAGGATTAGCTTCTGTTACCACTTCTGGCAGTGGAATAAACTCTGTTTCATCTGGCACGCTCGCAAAACGAGAGTCGCGCCAATCAGCTTTAGCTTGCTCTATTCGCTCTGGTCGGCTAGAGACAAAATTCCACCATTTGTAGCGTGTACCTAACGGCTCACCGCCAATAACAATACATCGAGCAGCATCTGTAGCAGAAACCTCAACTCGATCGCCTGACTCTAGAATAGCGAGACGATATTGCTCCATCGGTTCATCATTAATCCTCAACCCCTCGGTGACACTATATACTGCCCTTTGTGAATAATCTGTAGGGATAGTAAAGTGGGTGTTAGCAGACAACACTGCATCTAAATAGAGAATAGGTGAGAGAACTTTTACAGGTGAGGTATAGCCAAATGCTTGCCCAGCAATAAGTTTGATGATAACGCCATTCTCTTCCCAAGTGGGAAGGATTTCAGCCGGATAGTGAATGAACGTTGGCTCTGTTTCTTCGTGTTCAACAGGCAGAGCAACCCAGGTTTGAATGCCATGAATAGTAGTTTCTTGGTGACGGTCAAAGTCAGGTGAGCGTTCTGAATGGACAATCCCCTTTCCCGCCGTCATCCAGTTGACTGCACCTGGTTGGATTTCCTGCACAGTACCCAAACTATCGCGATGCATCAAAGCACCATCAAATAAATAAGTTACGGTTGCCAGATTGATATGAGGATGCGGTCGGACATCGATGCCTTGATTGGGGGGCATAACGGATGGGCCAAGATGATCGAAAAAGATAAACGGCCCAACCGTTTGGCGATTAGGATATGGCAAACTGCGGCGGGCAGAAAAACCACCCAGATTTTTAACTTCGGGTTCAATCAGTTGAAGAATTGCCATAAATAATCGCAGGTGATTAGTAAATGCTGTAATTATTATAAGTATATTTACTTGAAAATAAGCTAATCTGGATGAGTTATCTGTTTGTTTTGGAGAGTTTATGCCAGTGCGATCGCTTATTCTTTGATCGTTTTTTACTATTAAATATTAAACACAGCCCCCGTTAGTATTGTTTCTCAACCAGAGAGTCTTTTCACAAGTGCGATCGCTCACGTTTAACTTTCTTAAACTTCTGATCAAATTTCAGTTTCCTACTGTTAAGGAAATTAATTGCAACCAATTAGCTCAATTACTATTAGATTCTGCAAAGCCTCGTCCATTAGTACTAGATGCACGAAGTCAGACTGAGTATGCAGTCAGTCATCTTGAAACAGCAGTACGCATAGATCCTCTCACAGAGGACTTAACAGCAGTTACAACAGTTTCCCAAAATAGACCAATTGTTGTGTACTGTGCTGTTGGCTACCGAAGCGCAAAATTAGCCCAAAAACTGGATGAAGCCGGGATTAAGTGCATTTATAACTTGAGTGGTGGAATTTTTCAGTGGGCAAACCAAGGCAGGCCAATCTTTCAAAATGGGCATCCGACAAAGGTTGTACATCCTTACAATGCAATCTGGGGAAAATTACTAAAAGCTACTTACCATGCTCACGAGTGTTGACCTTTGGACTAAGAGCTTGTCAACATTCAGCAAGTAGAATAAAAGCAACGATAAAACTACTTATGCTGCATGTCTCAAGTTTCGATTGTCATTCCTACTTTAAACGAAGCAGTTAGCTTAGAGCGGACATTGCGCCAATTGACTTTACTTAATCCGCCTGCTTTTGAAGTGATAGTAGTAGATGGTGGTAGCGATGATGAGACAGTGGCAGTTGCAAAGCAATGCTTTGGGTCATTCAATCAATCGCTAGGCGTACAAGTTCTTTCATCTAAACAGCGTGGGCGTTCTATTCAGATGAATTATGGAGCATCGGCTGCAACTGGAGATATTCTTTGCTTTCTTCATGCAGATACTTGGGTGCCGGATGACTTAATCACTCTAATCGAGCAAACCCTAGTAGAGCCAACCATTGCTTGTGGGGGGTTCATTTCTCTGATGAGTGGATCTCAAACGACTCGCTGGGGCATCTCTCTACATAATTATCTAAAAACCTACTACGCACCACTGCTATTTAAGCCTCACCTGTTTTTTCGAGGATTGCGCCTGTTGTTCGGAGATCAGGTAATGTTTTGTCGTCGCACTGACTTTTGGGATTGCAATGGATTTGACGAGGCATTACCGATTATGGAAGATGGAGATTTATGCCTGAAATTGGTTAAAAAAGGACGCATTTATCTGGTGAACCGCATTGTTCACTCTTCAGATCGCCGTGTAGCAAAATGGGGTAGCTGGAAAGCAAACGCAATCTACCTTTACATCGGTTTTTTGTGGGGAATTGGCGTTGATGCAAATTATCTCAAACAATTTTATCAAGATATTCGCTGATTCAGGTTCCAATCATAGTAGAGATAGGAAATCGGCGTTGAAGCATTTATTGGCAAGTCTGTTTCTAAGTAAGAGCGGATATATTCTGGAATAGAGGATTTGACCTTAAGAAAATCTTGACGATACCATTTAAAGATTTTGCTACAGTAGAGCGTTTTACTAACTGAGTCATAACGGACTTTTTCAGAATTGTTAATGAAGCGACGGGTATCTTCATCTAACTGCTGAGTAACTTGTTGAGGAAAATAAGCTCCAGCACGCAGTAACGGGCAACCAACCGAAGCGCAGACTATTGCAAAATGAATTCGTGGCTCCTGCAATTGATTCCGCAGAATCTGGTTTTCTATTTGGGCTAAACTGTAATGCTTGTCAAATATATAATAAGCACGACGTTGGAAGAACCACAAAAAAGCCAACCAGTTGGGAATGCCTAAGATTCGCGGACGAATTGACTCAAGCGGGTATCTTTCTAAAATTGTCGAAATGGTGAACGCATTGTAAAGGTTGATCCACAATGCCAATTGCTCAGAAGTGTTGCTATTAGATGTAAAAGCCAGATTTTTTTGACTCGACAACCAATTAGCTAGCGCTTGAGGTTGCTCAGTTTTCCAAGCAATATAGTTTACACGACCCTGGCGATCGACATACTGACGCAACAACCTGTCCCAAGGTTCAAAATCTATCATTATTGCTGTGTTTATATGTTGGCCGTAGCTAAGGGAATTCTTTGCTTTCGCGATCGCAACGTAGAGTTGAATTTGTACAAGTATTTATTTAACGAATTATAACAATACCATCTTTGGCAACTTGAAATCAGCGATACACTGAGGAAAATTCCTTGAGGAAGCGTTGATGGCACGGTTAAACGGGGTTATAAGTGAAACGTCTGTAGAGGAATTGCCTACAGTTTCAGACAAAAATACGATTGCAATTGAAAATCCGCCTGAGCCAGTGGAGGATGCCCAAGATATTGACGATATATTGAACTCACTAAAAACCTTACTGAGTTCTTTAGAAAAGCTCCAAAAAGTCCGCCAGGAAGTGGGCGATATCAAACCGTTGATTGGGCGGATGCTTGATGGAGAACTAGTTGCTGGTGAAGAACTTGAGCAACTCAAGACAGGTGTGAGCAGTCTTTCTCGCCTTGTTCGTGCTTATAATGACCATCAAGTAGCGTTGGCCAAAGCACAACCTGCTAGAAACTTGCTAGATCAAGTACTGAAAGAACGTAAAGCTAATTGAGTTGAGACTGGGGATTAGGGAAGAAATTTTTTGGATTTTGGTTGGAGTTCTAATCTCTAATTTAACAAGCGATCGCACTTTTTTGAGAGAATGCGATCGCTTTTCCATCACTTGAAATCAAAGCTTTTTGGCGTTGACAATCAAAATTACCACAAAACAAGTATCAAGTATCACCTAACTTCACACAAGCAAATGACCCTTTGCATCAGATAGAATGCCGAATCATGCGACAATTACCTGTTGCATATTGGCAAGTTAAAGCGCTATAACTCAATGCACATAAGAAGAACTAGTGCAAGCAGTTAAAGAGTCTATGCTAATTCAACAAACAAAGCCTTAACCTCAATTTTTAATGGACTTTTACCCTAGAATATTAACAAATAATAAATATTCAAATGAATCAACAATTAGAGTTGCCATTTCAGAAGTTTTCTTCTAGCATTTCTAAATCTTTTGACAGTTCGTCTACATTCATCGATAACATGAAATTGCCAGTTCATCGATGGTTTAGATTTAGTGCAGGTTTCTCTGCACAATGGGTCGAAACTATAATTACTCAATTCCAAGAACGAGGAGAAATTACTGTCTTAGACCCATTCGCTGGTTCTGGTACAACCTTACTTGCATCTGAAAAGCTTGGAGTTGAATGTTTTGGAATTGAGGCTCATCCTTTTGTCGTGCGTATAGCAAGAGCTAAACTTTTATATCAAACTGACTCTGATGCCTATCTTGAACATATAAAAAAGGTTATAAAATATGCAGAAAATCTGCAACCATGTGTAGATACATACCCAACACTGATTCATAAATGCTTTACTATATCTTCACTTGAATCTCTAGATAGATTGCGCCAAGCTTGGGAAAAACTCGCTGATGATTCATCTCAATCCCAGTTAGTTTGGTTGACACTGATATCAATTCTTCGACATGTTTCTCATGCTGGAACTGCACCTTGGCAGTATATCTTACCAAATAAAAAGAAACAATCTTTCTTAGAGCCAATATCTGCTTTTGAGCTAATGGCAGAGAATATAGCTACAGATATGAAAATTGCAGTAAAAACAGCGGCTTCTAGTTCGACACTCATTCAATCTGATGCTCGGACTTGCCAGGGCATACCTGATAATTTTACCAACTTGGTAATCACCTCACCGCCATACGCTAATAATTATGATTATGCGGATGCTACACGTCTCGAAATGTGTTTTATGAAAGAAATTTCCGGTTGGACTGATTTGCAAACTATGGTGAGACAATACTTAATTCGTTCATGTTCACAGCACGTCACCAATAAGAATGTAAACATCGACGAAGTTCTAGCATCTCATGAATTATATCCAATCAAAGCTAGTATTATTGAAATCTGCCATCAATTGTCTCAAGAGCGACATTTACATGGAGGTAAAAAAAATTATCATTTGATGATTGCTTGCTATTTTCTTGACATGGCTAGAGTTTGGACAGCACTTCGTAGAGTATGTAAAAGTCCTGCAACAGTTTGCTTTGTAATTGGTGATTCTGCTCCCTATGGAATTTATATTCCGGTAATAGAATGGATGGGTTTATTAGCACAAGCAGCAGGATTTAAATCTTTTAAGTTTGAAAAAATTCGCGATCGTAATGTCAAATGGAAAAATCGCAAGCACAGAGTTCCTCTTTGCGAAGGTTGTTTGTGGGTTTACGGATAGGCTAATCACAAAAAAATTATTTTGTACAACTGTAATGGCAGAGTCATTGTCACATAAATGGGGTCAGATTTTAGGGAATCTCATCCAAGAATTTATTTGTGAAACACTTCAGCAAGTGGCCGATGAGCATGGTTTTTACTTAGACTATCAGAAGAAGCGCAAGGCACGAATTAGTAAAAAGGTATCATGGCAGGATCGCTATGGTAATTATCATGACCTTGACTATGTACTGGAGCGGGGAGGTACAGAAGAAACTCTTGGTCTTCCAGTGGCGTTTATTGAGACTGCATGGCGGCGTTACACCAAACATTCTAGAAATAAAGTTCAAGAAATTGAAGGAGCGCTTATTCCTCTGGCAGACACTTATAGTCAACTTAATCCATTTTTAGGTGCTATTCTCGCAGGTGTATTTACTCAAGGAGCGCTTGACCAATTAGAATCTAAGGGCTTTAAAATTTTGTATCTTAAGTATGAAAATATCATAAAATCATTTACATCAGTTGGCATAAATGCATCTTTCAATGAAAGTACATTAGAATCCGAGTTTCAAAATAAAATTGCTCAATGGAAAAAGTTATCAACTCCAGATATTAATAATATAAAAAATCAAATACTCAGCCTAGAAAAATATCAAATAGATAAATTTATCAATACTTTAGAACAATCGTTTGCTCGACTAGTCCACCAGGTAAATATCATTGTCCTACATGGTCTATCTCAAGAAGCGGAAACTATTAATAATGCTATTGAATACATCCAGAATTATTCAGAAAACCAACCTAAGTTTGCCCCAGCAATAAAGTACGAGATTGACATTCGTTATAATAACGGCGATATAATTCATGCGATGTTTAAAAATAAAACTGAAGCACTCAAATTTTTGAGAACATTTGTTTAAAGGCTAATTAAATAATTCGTAATTAAGTAATGATTAACATTGCACCTGCCATTGTAATACTAGGTCAAAATAGCGTGACAGTAGCACGCAAGATAATCAGCGTCTTACCAGGGGCAACATTATACGGTTTAGAGGGTCGCACATCGGAAGTTGATGTCAGCTTCACAAATTTTGGCGAGACGCTACGCGAGTTATTTATGCAGGGAAGGCCGCTGATTGGCATTTGTGCCGCTGGCATTTTAATTAGGACGTTAGCTCCGGTAATCTCGGATAAACGACAGGAACCACCAGTGCTAGCTGTGGCTGAAGATGGTAGTGCTGTTGTCCCTCTCTTGGGCGGACTTGGTGGAGTCAACGATTTAGCGCGTCGCATTGCCGAAGCCCTGGATGTCAAACCTGCAATTACGACCACAGGCGATTTACGTTTGGGCACAACGCTGTTATCTCCTCCTCCTGGATACCATTTAGCCAACCCAGATGATGCGAAGAAATTTATTTCAGATTTGCTAGCTGGGGCGCAAGTTAATCTCGAAGGAATAGCACCTTGGTTGAGCGATAGTAAATTACCGATAGATCCCAAGGGAGATTTGACCATCCAAGTTACAGAACGTTTGGTAACTCCTACAGCCAACTGCCTTGTTTACCACCCAGCAACGATCGCGATCGCAATTAATGGCATGATTGATGATGCAGTTGCTTTAGTACAACAGCTACTAGCTGATGCCAAACTAGAAAAAACATCAATAGCCGGGATATTTGCACCCATCACCGCCGCAGCCGATCCCGCAATCTACGCCGTAGCTAGCGCCTTGAAAGTGCCCACCCGCTTTTTTACCTCAAATCAGCTAGAAAGCTTACTTTCACAAGGTTATAGCCCCGCCCAAGCCGCAGCGATCGCCGCCACAGGCACATCTCCCTTATCTCTCTCATCTCCCCACATTGCGATCGCTATTGCCCCTCAAGTAATTGACCCTAACACCATCGGTCAGCCACGCGGACGGTTAGCGATTATTGGCACTGGCCCTGGTGGTTCGCTGTGGATGTCTCCAGAAGTGAAGGAGATACTCAAGTCGGCAACTGACCTAGTGGGTTATAAAACTTATTTAGATTTAGTTGGTTCTCTGGCTGATGGCAAGCAACGGCATGAATCTGACAACCGCGAAGAAGAAGCACGAGCAAAGATGGCCCTAGATTTGGCTGCATCTGGACGATATGTAGCTGTAGTTTCATCTGGCGACCCAGGCATCTATGCAATGGCAACAGCGGTTTTTGAGGTGTGCGATCGCTATGCTAAACCAGAATGGGACAGTATCGACATTCATGTGGCCTCAGGCATCTCTGCAATGCAGGCAGCAGCAGCAGCCATTGGTGCGCCCCTTGGGCATGACTTCTGTGCTATTTCTCTCTCTGACATCTTGAAACCTTGGTCTGCGATCGCCCAACGAATTGCGGCTGCTGCTGAGGCTGATTTCGTCATTGCTTTTTACAATCCTGTTTCCAAAGAGCGTACTTGGCAACTGGCAGAAGCAAGAAATATTTTGCTGCAACATCGAACACCAGATACACCAGTAGTATTGGCCCGAAATCTCGGTCGCCCAGGACAAACAGTAAAAGCGATCGCACTTGAGCAGTTAACGCCAGCAAGCGCTGATATGCGGACAATTATTCTTGTTGGTTCCACAAAAACCCGAACT
This portion of the Nostoc sp. GT001 genome encodes:
- a CDS encoding DNA methyltransferase, with translation MNQQLELPFQKFSSSISKSFDSSSTFIDNMKLPVHRWFRFSAGFSAQWVETIITQFQERGEITVLDPFAGSGTTLLASEKLGVECFGIEAHPFVVRIARAKLLYQTDSDAYLEHIKKVIKYAENLQPCVDTYPTLIHKCFTISSLESLDRLRQAWEKLADDSSQSQLVWLTLISILRHVSHAGTAPWQYILPNKKKQSFLEPISAFELMAENIATDMKIAVKTAASSSTLIQSDARTCQGIPDNFTNLVITSPPYANNYDYADATRLEMCFMKEISGWTDLQTMVRQYLIRSCSQHVTNKNVNIDEVLASHELYPIKASIIEICHQLSQERHLHGGKKNYHLMIACYFLDMARVWTALRRVCKSPATVCFVIGDSAPYGIYIPVIEWMGLLAQAAGFKSFKFEKIRDRNVKWKNRKHRVPLCEGCLWVYG
- a CDS encoding DUF547 domain-containing protein, with product MIDFEPWDRLLRQYVDRQGRVNYIAWKTEQPQALANWLSSQKNLAFTSNSNTSEQLALWINLYNAFTISTILERYPLESIRPRILGIPNWLAFLWFFQRRAYYIFDKHYSLAQIENQILRNQLQEPRIHFAIVCASVGCPLLRAGAYFPQQVTQQLDEDTRRFINNSEKVRYDSVSKTLYCSKIFKWYRQDFLKVKSSIPEYIRSYLETDLPINASTPISYLYYDWNLNQRIS
- a CDS encoding rhodanese-like domain-containing protein → MRSLTFNFLKLLIKFQFPTVKEINCNQLAQLLLDSAKPRPLVLDARSQTEYAVSHLETAVRIDPLTEDLTAVTTVSQNRPIVVYCAVGYRSAKLAQKLDEAGIKCIYNLSGGIFQWANQGRPIFQNGHPTKVVHPYNAIWGKLLKATYHAHEC
- a CDS encoding TIGR04283 family arsenosugar biosynthesis glycosyltransferase; this translates as MSQVSIVIPTLNEAVSLERTLRQLTLLNPPAFEVIVVDGGSDDETVAVAKQCFGSFNQSLGVQVLSSKQRGRSIQMNYGASAATGDILCFLHADTWVPDDLITLIEQTLVEPTIACGGFISLMSGSQTTRWGISLHNYLKTYYAPLLFKPHLFFRGLRLLFGDQVMFCRRTDFWDCNGFDEALPIMEDGDLCLKLVKKGRIYLVNRIVHSSDRRVAKWGSWKANAIYLYIGFLWGIGVDANYLKQFYQDIR
- a CDS encoding pirin family protein; the protein is MAILQLIEPEVKNLGGFSARRSLPYPNRQTVGPFIFFDHLGPSVMPPNQGIDVRPHPHINLATVTYLFDGALMHRDSLGTVQEIQPGAVNWMTAGKGIVHSERSPDFDRHQETTIHGIQTWVALPVEHEETEPTFIHYPAEILPTWEENGVIIKLIAGQAFGYTSPVKVLSPILYLDAVLSANTHFTIPTDYSQRAVYSVTEGLRINDEPMEQYRLAILESGDRVEVSATDAARCIVIGGEPLGTRYKWWNFVSSRPERIEQAKADWRDSRFASVPDETEFIPLPEVVTEANPFS
- the cobJ gene encoding precorrin-3B C(17)-methyltransferase, with translation MINIAPAIVILGQNSVTVARKIISVLPGATLYGLEGRTSEVDVSFTNFGETLRELFMQGRPLIGICAAGILIRTLAPVISDKRQEPPVLAVAEDGSAVVPLLGGLGGVNDLARRIAEALDVKPAITTTGDLRLGTTLLSPPPGYHLANPDDAKKFISDLLAGAQVNLEGIAPWLSDSKLPIDPKGDLTIQVTERLVTPTANCLVYHPATIAIAINGMIDDAVALVQQLLADAKLEKTSIAGIFAPITAAADPAIYAVASALKVPTRFFTSNQLESLLSQGYSPAQAAAIAATGTSPLSLSSPHIAIAIAPQVIDPNTIGQPRGRLAIIGTGPGGSLWMSPEVKEILKSATDLVGYKTYLDLVGSLADGKQRHESDNREEEARAKMALDLAASGRYVAVVSSGDPGIYAMATAVFEVCDRYAKPEWDSIDIHVASGISAMQAAAAAIGAPLGHDFCAISLSDILKPWSAIAQRIAAAAEADFVIAFYNPVSKERTWQLAEARNILLQHRTPDTPVVLARNLGRPGQTVKAIALEQLTPASADMRTIILVGSTKTRTIKRRDGNIWVYTPRRYTQQ
- a CDS encoding nitrate transporter, with the protein product MFLDILASLQRLFVGYIPAAVLGSFIGYFIGINSMVYQLFRLIFQIPHSIPPIALLPIALIAFQESDSAAIVVVFLGTLWTMIINTAIGMRHFKRQNNNFRVAIFHIFHALKVSIWVAWFIVIATEMLTGPRGLGFTLWDAYKAGNTDYIIQEILYIGIIGFLLDQLLDFAAYLLSQMVSDGKKSS
- a CDS encoding collagen-like protein, which gives rise to MHNGFRSKLPLLLTFCLFTSFLPASGSVLCPAVASDEYYKLARDYGRDGRAGTDGRSGRDGSSGENQNIFVNGSPVNLDLSGKNGEDGEDGEDGYQPDCGSQRGNRVSHDINAPDGGNGGNGGKGGDGGNGGSLTVYYNNLAELRNISVQATSGEGGRGGRGGKGTEGCNCHRRRWEVKTCKGTPGSPDYKCTEKVYRCSDGSDGRDGSDGSDGSQGRLGTLSIVNSKEPLAADTPTVQLAISELINKQFKLSKNKWNQRIGAASLLAPGSAIADDYREFEQRLEEAFQIVWQERQPITSFGNQAVTLNLTDNKQVEITFSEELWVEGNSKSEANLTTFTVNHAIPKKDVTRLAVAEFADAGQNLNLKIVDLAAKSDAINTQFRVKFRAQDSSHGFSGYKTEFEGDIPTELVTRDYNRFTLALGKLKIPDEALRPGVNVDIEVVATRSLGIRSAKQTISWQGAIRKAELKIKN